In Alteromonas sp. V450, the following proteins share a genomic window:
- a CDS encoding TonB-dependent siderophore receptor — MNTTLSLLTKNVRGVLAASAAFSVMAAAPVYAQEADESAKAEDFEQIAVVGSRAAPRSVADSAVPIDIISDEEFKQQGATDMVSMMQTVVPSFNVNDQPINDASTLVRPANLRGMASDHTLVLVNGKRRHRSAVITFLGGGLSDGAQGPDISVIPAAALKQVEVLRDGAAAQYGSDAIAGVINFVLNDASEGGTFEARYGSYYEGDGDMIQLSGNVGLPLSDKGFINLSAEYRTADDTSRSIQRADAADLIAAGNTAVADPAQIWGSPEIKHDIKLFANLGLELSDSAEAYLFGNFAEREVEGGFYFRNPHTRSGVYADPDGNLLVGDLTGDMSGNCPTNINVGDNVLENPIYINQVQNNPDCFAFNEILPGGFTPRFGGTVTDMSLVFGTQGELDNDITYDVSLNLGQNEVDFAISNTINPSLGPETPFEFSPGRYTQSEQTLDIDFTKPFDVGLYEPLFVATGFQYRNESYESFAGDTASYEIGPLATQGFGIGSNGFPGLAANSQGRVSRNNIALYIDAEAYITENFMLAGALRYEDFSDFGDTTKGKIAFRWQALENIAFRGAFSTGFKAPTLGQSNVRNVTTAFGTGGQLIDRATLPPTDPVSQLKGGEQLTPEESESITFGVVADFDNGLFITADYYNIELTDRISTASGIALTEDDIATLLEQGVNDASSFSEISFFTNDFDTTTEGLDVVANYAMDMMGGETKFSLAYNWTSTEVDRASDNISDFRIRMLEDNLPAVRYSATANHTNGDWRFLARMNYFGSIFEDHLDSALPIEKVGSEITFDFEVAYNVSEQFTVTVGAKNAFDEYPDENNTDAGGITYAQIAGSAYPTTSPIGINGGFYYLRGVYTF, encoded by the coding sequence ATGAATACAACCTTGTCTTTATTGACTAAAAACGTGCGTGGCGTATTAGCTGCATCAGCCGCGTTTTCAGTAATGGCCGCTGCACCCGTTTATGCACAAGAAGCAGACGAAAGTGCAAAAGCGGAAGATTTTGAACAAATCGCTGTCGTTGGTTCACGCGCAGCACCACGTTCGGTAGCGGACTCAGCAGTTCCAATCGATATTATTTCTGACGAAGAGTTTAAGCAGCAGGGTGCCACAGATATGGTATCTATGATGCAAACTGTCGTTCCGTCTTTTAACGTAAATGACCAGCCCATCAATGATGCTTCAACGCTTGTGCGTCCAGCCAACCTGCGTGGCATGGCTTCCGACCACACATTAGTACTTGTAAATGGTAAGCGTCGTCACCGCTCTGCGGTTATCACTTTCTTGGGCGGCGGTCTGTCAGACGGGGCTCAAGGGCCTGACATTTCTGTAATTCCAGCAGCCGCACTTAAGCAAGTAGAAGTACTTCGTGATGGCGCAGCAGCGCAATATGGATCAGATGCTATTGCGGGTGTAATTAACTTCGTACTTAATGATGCGTCGGAAGGCGGTACATTCGAAGCTCGTTACGGTTCTTATTACGAAGGTGACGGCGATATGATTCAGCTGTCGGGTAACGTGGGCTTGCCACTGTCTGACAAGGGGTTTATCAACCTGTCAGCAGAGTATCGAACCGCAGATGATACTTCTCGTAGTATACAGCGCGCCGATGCCGCAGACCTTATCGCTGCGGGCAACACAGCAGTAGCAGACCCTGCGCAAATCTGGGGATCGCCAGAAATTAAGCACGACATAAAACTTTTTGCTAACTTGGGTTTAGAGCTTTCCGACAGCGCAGAAGCTTATTTGTTTGGTAACTTTGCAGAGCGTGAAGTTGAGGGTGGTTTCTATTTCCGTAATCCGCATACACGTAGTGGTGTTTATGCGGATCCTGATGGCAATTTGCTCGTAGGTGATTTAACTGGCGATATGTCAGGCAACTGCCCGACCAATATCAATGTTGGTGACAACGTTCTAGAGAACCCAATCTATATCAATCAAGTGCAAAATAACCCGGATTGTTTCGCGTTTAACGAAATTCTGCCAGGTGGTTTCACGCCACGCTTTGGTGGTACGGTCACCGACATGTCTCTTGTATTTGGTACCCAAGGCGAGTTGGACAACGATATTACCTATGATGTAAGTCTGAACCTTGGCCAAAACGAAGTTGATTTTGCCATAAGCAATACAATTAACCCGTCGCTAGGTCCAGAAACGCCATTCGAGTTTAGCCCAGGTCGTTACACTCAATCTGAGCAAACCCTCGATATTGATTTCACAAAACCTTTTGATGTTGGCTTGTATGAGCCACTGTTCGTGGCAACAGGTTTTCAATACCGCAATGAGAGTTATGAGAGCTTTGCAGGTGATACTGCCTCTTATGAAATAGGTCCGCTGGCGACACAAGGCTTTGGCATTGGCTCAAATGGTTTCCCTGGCTTAGCGGCCAATAGCCAAGGTCGTGTGTCCCGCAACAATATCGCGCTGTATATAGATGCAGAAGCATACATCACTGAAAACTTCATGTTAGCGGGTGCGCTACGTTATGAAGATTTCTCTGATTTTGGAGATACAACGAAAGGTAAAATTGCTTTCCGTTGGCAAGCGCTTGAGAACATTGCGTTTCGTGGTGCGTTCTCGACCGGCTTTAAAGCGCCTACACTTGGCCAGAGCAATGTGCGTAACGTTACAACAGCATTTGGTACTGGCGGCCAGCTAATAGACCGTGCAACGCTACCGCCGACTGACCCTGTGTCACAGCTTAAAGGTGGTGAGCAGCTGACTCCTGAAGAGTCAGAAAGTATTACGTTTGGTGTGGTTGCAGATTTCGATAATGGACTATTTATCACTGCCGACTACTATAACATTGAGTTGACAGACCGCATCAGTACAGCGTCGGGAATTGCGTTAACTGAAGATGATATCGCAACGCTTCTTGAGCAAGGCGTTAATGATGCGTCAAGTTTCTCTGAAATAAGCTTTTTCACCAACGATTTTGATACAACAACGGAAGGCCTCGATGTTGTTGCAAACTACGCAATGGATATGATGGGCGGTGAGACTAAATTTTCATTAGCCTACAACTGGACTTCAACAGAAGTAGACAGAGCGTCTGACAATATCTCTGATTTCCGTATTCGCATGTTGGAAGACAACCTACCTGCAGTGCGCTATAGCGCTACGGCTAATCATACTAATGGCGATTGGCGTTTCTTAGCGCGCATGAACTACTTTGGAAGTATCTTCGAAGATCACTTAGATTCAGCGCTGCCTATAGAAAAAGTAGGCTCTGAAATTACGTTTGATTTCGAAGTTGCGTATAACGTTTCAGAACAGTTCACGGTTACGGTTGGTGCGAAAAACGCGTTTGATGAATACCCTGATGAAAACAATACTGATGCAGGTGGCATTACCTATGCGCAGATTGCTGGTTCAGCGTATCCAACAACATCACCAATCGGTATTAATGGTGGTTTTTATTACCTAAGAGGTGTTTACACTTTTTAA
- the rnt gene encoding ribonuclease T, producing MSANPPLLCQRFRGYFPVVIDVETAGFNAGTDALLELAAVTVKMDENGILHPDQTFHYHIEPFEGANLEPAALEFNGIDPNCALRGAIQESDAMKDLCKGIRKAQKDADCQRSVIVAHNATFDQSFVNAAIERCNIKRTPFHPFVSFDTTSLAGLALGQTVLVKACRAAGIAFDQSEAHSALYDAQKTTELFCYMVNRYKALGGWPVENQE from the coding sequence ATGTCTGCCAACCCGCCCCTTCTTTGCCAGCGCTTTCGAGGTTATTTTCCCGTTGTTATCGACGTTGAAACAGCCGGATTTAATGCAGGCACTGACGCCCTGTTAGAATTAGCAGCGGTAACGGTTAAAATGGATGAAAACGGTATACTTCATCCTGATCAAACTTTTCACTATCATATTGAACCTTTTGAAGGTGCTAACTTAGAGCCAGCCGCGTTAGAATTTAACGGCATTGATCCTAATTGCGCGCTGCGCGGAGCCATTCAAGAAAGCGATGCGATGAAAGATTTGTGCAAGGGCATTCGCAAAGCACAGAAAGACGCAGACTGCCAACGTTCTGTTATCGTCGCCCACAACGCTACATTCGACCAAAGCTTCGTTAATGCCGCAATAGAGCGCTGCAATATAAAACGCACGCCTTTTCATCCGTTCGTTTCTTTTGACACCACCAGCCTTGCTGGCCTCGCCTTAGGCCAAACGGTTTTGGTAAAAGCATGCCGTGCAGCGGGGATCGCGTTTGACCAAAGTGAGGCGCACAGTGCGCTATATGACGCCCAAAAAACCACAGAGCTATTTTGTTATATGGTAAACCGTTATAAAGCGTTGGGCGGATGGCCTGTAGAAAATCAAGAATAA
- a CDS encoding TonB-dependent receptor — translation MQQSGPDAFSFSIPAQNANEALTELAKQANTTLLFPFDLAKKVTTNALSGTFTLSEALVQLLKGTELAVVTDESGTLSIRSRDSLVTKNIQIDTKEKKAEEGANGLEKIAVVGTRNTPRSAVDSAVPLDVIGADSLNSQGNSDVISMLSVMVPSLNVNDQPINDASSLVRPANLRGMSSDHTLLLLNGKRRHRSAVITFLGGGLSDGAQGPDISVIPAYALKQVEVLRDGAAAQYGSDAIAGVINFALKDAREGGSVALKVGGYSEGDGELLQLQLNRGFAIGQQGFLNATAEYRQQNGTSRSVQRDDASDLIVQGNSFIASPAQIWGALDVNEDIKLALNAGIDISTTSHFYSFATAARREINGGFYFRNPQTREGVFSRTDPNTNERRLIVADLDGIDNGITCPPITLSSENVLENENYLLIADNTTALGANCFAFNEWFPGGFTPRFGGTITDASIAMGLKYELPQGWAMDISTMLGYSDIEYTISSTVNPSLGPQTPTAFSPGGVSQVERTLNLDFTKLIQTIFDDPVSIAVGGEWRKETYFQKAGDEASYIAGPFALEPPIGLSQGFSIGSNGFPGYQPQSAGHWSRSNWAFYADLEFYVNDAWQMGLATRLEHFSDFGSTFDGKLSTRYKLNDTFALRGSVNTGFKAPTVGQSNVINVTTAYGLNGLEDQATLPPTDLISLQLGATPLTPEESVNFSVGVVMQTSENFFATLDYFNIRLSDRISTTSAISLTDDDVNALVAQGRPDAARYNSAKYFTNDFDTKTQGVDLVVNYNFVFNDWSNALLVAYNWTDTQVERVTLYPINGEIELQPNLTEARIRMLEDNLPAHRGSITLEQSKDEWVFTWRLNYYGKFYEDHLDASAGLDIYGSALTTFDAQLAWAVSPDIQLTLGAQNLFDALPQENPFRGEVGALYPPTSPGGINGAFYYAGIAYTFE, via the coding sequence GTGCAGCAGTCAGGGCCCGACGCTTTTAGTTTTTCTATACCTGCACAAAACGCAAATGAAGCGTTAACCGAACTGGCTAAACAAGCTAATACCACACTTCTGTTTCCTTTCGATTTGGCAAAAAAAGTAACGACTAATGCGTTAAGCGGCACTTTTACGTTGAGTGAAGCCCTGGTTCAGCTGCTAAAGGGCACTGAGCTGGCAGTGGTAACCGATGAAAGTGGTACGTTAAGTATTCGGTCTCGCGATTCATTAGTAACGAAGAACATTCAGATTGATACCAAGGAAAAAAAGGCTGAGGAAGGGGCGAATGGACTAGAAAAAATTGCTGTTGTTGGTACGCGCAACACGCCTCGAAGCGCAGTAGATTCAGCCGTTCCATTAGATGTTATTGGTGCTGACTCGTTGAATTCACAAGGCAACAGCGATGTAATATCAATGTTAAGCGTGATGGTTCCTTCACTCAATGTTAATGATCAGCCAATAAACGATGCGAGTAGTTTAGTGAGGCCAGCAAACCTTCGGGGGATGTCATCTGATCACACGTTACTGTTGTTGAATGGTAAACGACGTCACCGCTCTGCCGTTATAACGTTTTTAGGTGGCGGGTTATCAGATGGTGCACAGGGGCCAGATATCTCGGTTATCCCTGCATATGCATTGAAACAGGTAGAGGTGCTTAGGGATGGGGCAGCAGCACAATATGGGTCAGATGCGATAGCCGGTGTAATCAACTTTGCACTTAAAGATGCCCGTGAAGGAGGAAGTGTCGCCCTAAAAGTCGGTGGTTACAGCGAAGGCGATGGTGAACTGTTACAACTTCAGCTCAACAGAGGCTTCGCGATAGGACAACAAGGCTTTTTGAACGCAACCGCGGAATATCGACAACAAAACGGCACGTCGCGCTCTGTGCAGCGTGATGATGCTTCAGACCTCATCGTTCAGGGAAATAGCTTCATTGCTTCACCGGCTCAAATCTGGGGAGCACTTGACGTAAACGAAGACATAAAGCTAGCGCTCAACGCAGGTATTGATATTTCGACAACGTCTCATTTTTATAGCTTTGCGACAGCGGCTAGACGAGAAATAAACGGCGGGTTTTATTTTCGAAATCCACAAACCCGGGAAGGGGTGTTTAGCCGAACCGATCCAAATACCAATGAGCGTCGCCTTATAGTCGCTGACCTAGATGGGATAGATAATGGTATCACCTGCCCGCCAATAACCTTATCGAGCGAAAATGTATTAGAAAACGAAAACTATCTGCTTATCGCTGACAATACGACAGCGCTTGGAGCAAATTGCTTTGCCTTTAATGAATGGTTCCCAGGTGGGTTTACGCCTCGATTTGGTGGGACCATTACGGACGCCTCCATTGCGATGGGATTGAAGTACGAATTACCTCAAGGCTGGGCGATGGACATTAGTACAATGCTTGGGTACAGCGATATAGAATATACTATCTCAAGTACAGTAAACCCTTCGCTCGGCCCACAAACACCCACAGCCTTCTCGCCAGGTGGCGTTTCACAAGTTGAGCGGACCCTGAATTTAGACTTTACCAAACTTATTCAAACCATTTTCGACGACCCAGTGAGTATTGCTGTGGGAGGGGAGTGGCGAAAAGAGACCTATTTCCAAAAAGCGGGTGATGAAGCCTCATATATCGCAGGCCCATTCGCACTTGAGCCTCCAATTGGTTTAAGCCAAGGTTTTTCGATTGGCTCGAATGGTTTTCCAGGCTACCAACCGCAGTCTGCCGGTCACTGGAGTCGCAGTAATTGGGCTTTTTACGCTGATTTGGAATTTTATGTTAACGATGCGTGGCAAATGGGGTTAGCAACACGGTTAGAGCATTTCAGTGACTTCGGATCAACGTTCGATGGTAAGCTCAGCACCCGTTACAAACTCAATGACACGTTTGCTTTGCGGGGCTCGGTAAATACAGGTTTTAAAGCGCCAACCGTGGGGCAAAGCAACGTGATAAACGTAACGACAGCCTATGGCCTTAACGGCTTGGAAGATCAAGCTACGCTGCCGCCAACCGATCTTATCTCGCTTCAGCTTGGCGCTACGCCGCTTACTCCTGAAGAATCTGTAAATTTCAGCGTAGGTGTGGTTATGCAAACCAGCGAGAACTTCTTTGCTACGCTCGATTACTTTAATATCCGTCTTTCTGATCGCATAAGTACAACATCAGCTATTTCTTTAACCGATGACGACGTAAACGCGCTTGTTGCTCAGGGCCGCCCCGATGCGGCTAGATACAATTCAGCTAAATACTTTACTAATGATTTTGACACTAAAACACAAGGTGTCGATTTAGTGGTTAATTACAATTTCGTCTTTAATGACTGGTCAAATGCTTTACTTGTTGCCTATAACTGGACAGACACGCAAGTAGAGCGCGTTACTCTTTACCCAATCAACGGCGAAATTGAACTTCAGCCTAACCTCACTGAGGCGAGAATACGAATGCTGGAAGACAATCTTCCTGCCCATCGAGGCAGCATTACGCTTGAACAATCCAAAGATGAGTGGGTATTTACTTGGCGACTAAATTATTACGGAAAATTTTATGAAGACCACCTTGATGCTTCAGCAGGCCTAGATATTTATGGTAGTGCACTTACTACCTTTGATGCCCAATTAGCTTGGGCCGTATCACCAGACATTCAGCTTACGTTAGGCGCGCAAAACTTATTCGATGCATTGCCGCAGGAAAATCCATTTCGAGGAGAGGTTGGTGCGCTGTATCCTCCGACGTCCCCCGGCGGTATAAATGGTGCGTTCTACTATGCCGGCATAGCATACACGTTTGAATAG
- a CDS encoding RNA polymerase sigma factor yields MTKKSTVAETFVRYRAKLMRAVGSIVGADDIEDIVQEAFIKSYEAELKQEIQYERTYMLKTARNLALNHVAKAENKNKQPLDDMDLLPYELVGYSLEKNVESKERFIHFCRATDTLSADVKRVFLLKKVYGMRQKEIAELVGLSESTVEKHVAKGLMMCSKYLAELSSDSAPSSVTATATQDISSS; encoded by the coding sequence ATGACGAAAAAGTCGACAGTAGCAGAAACCTTCGTAAGATATCGCGCTAAGCTAATGCGTGCGGTGGGTTCTATTGTTGGTGCCGACGACATTGAGGACATCGTCCAAGAAGCTTTTATAAAAAGCTACGAAGCAGAATTAAAACAAGAAATTCAATATGAGCGGACATACATGCTCAAAACAGCGCGTAATTTAGCGCTGAACCATGTTGCGAAAGCAGAAAATAAAAACAAGCAGCCGCTCGATGACATGGACCTTCTGCCCTATGAACTTGTAGGGTACAGTTTAGAGAAAAATGTAGAGAGTAAAGAGCGCTTTATCCATTTTTGCCGAGCGACAGATACACTGTCTGCCGATGTAAAGCGCGTGTTCTTACTCAAGAAAGTGTACGGCATGCGGCAAAAAGAAATTGCAGAGCTCGTGGGACTTAGCGAGAGTACTGTAGAGAAGCATGTCGCAAAAGGATTAATGATGTGCTCCAAATATTTAGCGGAGCTTTCATCGGACAGTGCCCCTTCCAGTGTCACTGCTACCGCGACTCAGGACATAAGTAGTAGTTAA
- a CDS encoding OmpA family protein, with product MTSKFKFVALLGLLGVFSSHAAMRQYSASVETSIWRIDTDTRLQCTLNHELPGYGEALFTSMASKQLNMEFELDMHLLPNKFDVAAVYSVPPKWMPGVAPKTIADMSLRKQYDGDLPQDAAWTMLSELEKGFWPTIYYQDWYNKYDKVSVALNASNFSGVYQDFVKCVSNLLPFSFEDIAYTVLSYQNNSTQLTKYSQKRLTMIGEYLKEDSELELVLLDGYTDSYGGRYNNEQLSIRRANEVKSYLTTLGVPEDRIQLTGHGEKRHIAPNDTRENRAQNRRVVVRLSKS from the coding sequence ATGACGTCAAAATTTAAATTTGTCGCCTTATTGGGCTTGTTGGGTGTGTTTTCATCCCATGCTGCCATGCGGCAATATTCCGCATCGGTGGAAACCTCGATTTGGCGTATTGATACAGACACGCGACTACAATGTACTCTAAATCATGAATTACCAGGCTATGGCGAGGCACTGTTCACGAGCATGGCGTCAAAACAGCTCAATATGGAATTTGAGCTGGATATGCATTTGTTGCCTAACAAATTTGATGTAGCCGCAGTGTACTCTGTTCCGCCTAAATGGATGCCAGGCGTTGCCCCTAAAACCATTGCTGACATGTCTCTTCGTAAACAATACGACGGCGACTTACCGCAAGATGCGGCTTGGACCATGCTATCTGAATTAGAGAAAGGCTTTTGGCCCACTATTTATTATCAAGACTGGTACAATAAATACGACAAAGTCAGTGTAGCATTAAACGCAAGCAACTTTTCAGGGGTATACCAAGACTTTGTTAAGTGCGTTTCAAATTTATTGCCGTTTAGTTTTGAAGACATCGCCTACACCGTGCTGTCATATCAAAACAATAGCACTCAGTTAACTAAATACTCGCAGAAACGGTTAACAATGATAGGCGAGTATTTAAAAGAGGACAGTGAGCTGGAGCTTGTACTTCTTGACGGTTACACCGACAGCTACGGCGGGCGCTACAATAACGAACAGTTGTCTATTCGTCGGGCCAACGAAGTGAAAAGCTATTTGACTACGCTTGGTGTACCTGAAGACAGGATCCAGCTTACGGGTCATGGAGAAAAACGTCATATTGCGCCTAATGACACAAGAGAGAATCGTGCCCAAAACCGGCGAGTGGTAGTACGACTGTCAAAATCTTAG
- a CDS encoding FecR family protein has product MNNIRQFSSKEDIQEHACLWISRIDRGLNGDEKVALDTWLRESNAHRQALLDAASLWDDMSVLNELSGLFPQPSARHASKKRGLAKNVVWGMAATFLVMAVAVGIVVQRTWLDNASQFATVNQKVQTGVGEQKNVTLADGSKLHLNTNSLVTVDFSSTSRNIVLLKGEAHFEVAHDTARPFSVTAGNNTVTAVGTAFNLQYVDDNAFELVVTEGKVLVKDRFRATSSNESLFGKRPVTEEGLLMFAGEKATVLGKVEARESMSQNEIDDDLAWQQGMIVFKGEPLESVLIEIGRYTPVRFHISDDNLRKRRVAGYFKVGDIDGLLSALESSFSIKHEKVTDTSIELSAKKG; this is encoded by the coding sequence ATGAATAATATTCGCCAATTTTCCAGCAAAGAAGATATCCAAGAGCACGCCTGCCTCTGGATAAGCCGCATTGATCGCGGCTTAAACGGTGACGAAAAAGTAGCATTAGACACATGGCTGAGAGAAAGTAATGCGCACCGCCAAGCATTGTTAGATGCTGCCAGTTTGTGGGACGATATGTCGGTGCTCAATGAATTAAGCGGCCTGTTTCCACAACCATCAGCTCGTCATGCTTCTAAAAAGCGTGGCCTAGCCAAAAACGTAGTATGGGGCATGGCCGCCACTTTCTTAGTAATGGCCGTAGCGGTTGGTATTGTTGTACAGCGCACATGGTTAGATAATGCGTCTCAGTTTGCTACTGTGAATCAAAAAGTACAAACAGGCGTAGGTGAGCAAAAAAATGTCACGTTGGCCGATGGTTCGAAACTCCACTTAAACACCAATTCGTTAGTCACAGTAGATTTTTCTTCAACGTCACGAAATATCGTTTTGTTGAAAGGCGAAGCGCATTTCGAAGTAGCGCACGACACAGCGCGTCCTTTTTCTGTCACGGCAGGAAACAACACGGTAACTGCGGTAGGTACAGCGTTTAATCTACAATATGTTGACGACAATGCTTTTGAACTTGTTGTCACTGAAGGAAAAGTGCTAGTTAAAGACCGTTTTAGAGCTACATCATCGAACGAGTCGTTGTTTGGAAAGCGCCCAGTTACGGAAGAAGGGTTGCTGATGTTCGCGGGAGAAAAAGCCACAGTCCTCGGTAAAGTGGAAGCACGTGAAAGCATGTCGCAAAATGAAATCGATGACGATTTAGCCTGGCAGCAGGGGATGATTGTTTTCAAAGGCGAGCCATTGGAGTCTGTACTTATCGAGATTGGCAGATACACGCCGGTGCGTTTTCATATTTCAGATGATAACCTGCGAAAACGCAGAGTTGCGGGCTATTTCAAAGTGGGCGATATAGATGGCTTGCTATCGGCGCTAGAAAGTAGTTTTAGCATCAAACACGAAAAAGTGACCGACACAAGTATTGAGCTAAGCGCAAAGAAAGGTTAA
- a CDS encoding peroxiredoxin: MSVLVGRPAPDFTAAAVLGSGEIVDAFTLSEAIKGKKAVVFFYPLDFTFVCPSELIAFDKRFDEFKKRGVEVIGVSIDSQFSHNAWRNTPVNQGGIGPVKYTLVADVKHDICQAYDVEHPEDGVAFRGSFLIDEEGMVRHQVINDLPLGRNVDEMLRMVDALAFHQEHGEVCPAGWTEGKAGMDASPEGVAKYLSEEADKL, from the coding sequence ATGAGTGTATTAGTTGGCCGTCCAGCCCCTGATTTTACTGCTGCTGCGGTACTTGGTAGTGGTGAAATTGTAGATGCTTTCACCCTAAGCGAAGCTATCAAGGGCAAAAAAGCTGTTGTTTTCTTTTACCCACTAGACTTTACTTTTGTATGCCCATCAGAGCTTATTGCTTTTGATAAACGTTTTGATGAGTTTAAGAAGCGTGGTGTTGAAGTTATCGGCGTTTCAATCGACTCTCAATTTTCACACAATGCGTGGAGAAATACGCCAGTAAACCAAGGTGGCATTGGTCCGGTTAAGTACACTCTTGTTGCTGACGTTAAGCACGATATTTGTCAAGCGTACGATGTTGAGCACCCAGAAGATGGCGTTGCGTTCCGTGGCTCGTTTCTAATCGACGAAGAAGGCATGGTACGTCACCAAGTAATTAACGACCTTCCATTAGGCCGCAACGTTGACGAAATGCTACGCATGGTAGACGCACTAGCATTCCACCAAGAGCATGGCGAAGTATGCCCAGCGGGTTGGACTGAAGGTAAAGCGGGTATGGATGCGTCGCCAGAAGGTGTTGCTAAGTACCTATCTGAAGAAGCAGACAAACTATAA
- the glpQ gene encoding glycerophosphodiester phosphodiesterase, whose product MQRHCLIFSQNEQSKSTGDIACSQKPRIKQEAQLMPILLALLVALSGVIFPATASNREAAATSDILNANDNMQFTVIAHRGASGYLPEHTLEAATLAFSLRPDFIEQDVVITKDDIPVVLHDIHLETVTNVEDVFPTRHRNDGRFYARDFTLEELHKLQVHERADSDGNQVFKNRYRGKNANFKVATLAEHFELISELNRQFGASVGVYPEVKSPAFHIKEGIDSSKIVIDTMNTYGFGGERGNSYLQCFDFNEVKRIREILGYKGKVVMLIGENDWGESDTDYNWLRTQEGMEQVALYADGIGPWLGHLFDVVAMTKGETKAAKWVQYAHQNKLTIHPYTYREDALPSGMTGEQVLELLENVVHADGVFTDHLVPVLTWRDNQH is encoded by the coding sequence ATGCAGCGTCATTGCTTAATTTTTTCACAAAACGAGCAAAGTAAATCTACAGGCGATATAGCCTGTAGTCAGAAGCCACGCATAAAACAAGAAGCTCAGCTGATGCCCATTCTACTAGCGTTGCTTGTAGCACTGTCAGGCGTTATTTTTCCTGCCACAGCTTCAAATAGAGAAGCGGCAGCAACGAGCGATATTCTAAACGCCAATGATAATATGCAGTTTACCGTTATCGCTCATCGTGGCGCGTCAGGCTATTTGCCCGAGCACACCCTTGAGGCAGCAACGCTTGCTTTTTCTCTGCGCCCTGACTTTATCGAACAAGACGTTGTTATCACGAAAGACGACATACCCGTTGTACTACATGACATCCACTTAGAAACAGTGACCAACGTAGAGGATGTTTTTCCAACCCGTCACCGAAATGACGGACGCTTTTACGCCCGTGACTTCACCCTTGAAGAACTGCATAAGCTGCAGGTTCACGAACGTGCAGATAGTGATGGAAACCAAGTATTTAAAAATAGATATCGCGGTAAAAATGCTAACTTTAAGGTAGCTACATTAGCAGAACATTTCGAATTAATCAGTGAGCTAAACCGCCAATTCGGTGCATCAGTAGGCGTTTACCCTGAAGTTAAATCCCCCGCTTTTCACATAAAAGAGGGTATCGATTCAAGCAAAATCGTTATCGATACAATGAATACTTACGGATTTGGTGGAGAGCGCGGCAATAGCTACCTGCAATGCTTCGATTTTAACGAAGTTAAGCGAATTCGCGAAATCCTTGGCTATAAAGGAAAAGTAGTAATGCTGATTGGCGAAAACGACTGGGGCGAAAGCGACACGGATTACAACTGGTTGCGAACACAAGAAGGAATGGAGCAAGTTGCATTGTATGCCGACGGCATAGGGCCTTGGTTAGGCCACCTATTCGATGTTGTAGCAATGACTAAAGGAGAAACAAAAGCAGCGAAATGGGTTCAATACGCCCATCAAAATAAGCTAACAATCCACCCCTACACATACCGTGAGGATGCGTTGCCAAGCGGTATGACTGGTGAGCAAGTATTGGAATTACTTGAAAATGTTGTGCATGCTGACGGTGTTTTCACCGATCACTTAGTGCCAGTATTAACGTGGCGTGATAATCAACATTAA
- a CDS encoding bacterioferritin-associated ferredoxin: MFVCMCYGVTDKSIRAAVEENGVGNMRELRQHLELGSQCGKCINMAQQIIDQTIIDESLFKDVG; this comes from the coding sequence ATGTTTGTTTGTATGTGCTATGGCGTTACTGATAAAAGCATTCGCGCGGCGGTTGAAGAAAACGGCGTGGGCAATATGCGTGAGTTACGTCAACATTTAGAGCTTGGCTCTCAGTGCGGTAAGTGCATAAATATGGCGCAACAAATCATCGACCAAACCATCATTGATGAATCACTTTTCAAAGATGTAGGCTAA